From a single Kryptolebias marmoratus isolate JLee-2015 linkage group LG17, ASM164957v2, whole genome shotgun sequence genomic region:
- the taok2b gene encoding serine/threonine-protein kinase TAO2 isoform X1 — protein MPSSVRAGSLKDPEVAELFYREDPEKLFTDLREIGHGSFGAVYFAHDIRTNEVVAIKKMSYSGKQSNEKWQDIIKEVKFLQKLRHPNTVEYRGCYLREHTAWLVMEYCLGSASDLLEVHKKPLQEVEIAAITHGALQGLVYLHSHNMIHRDVKAGNILLTEPGQVKLGDFGSASIVAPANSFVGTPYWMAPEVILAMDEGQYDGKVDVWSLGITCIELAERKPPLFNMNAMSALYHIAQNESPVLQSNHWSDYFRNFVDSCLQKIAQDRPTSDVLLKHHFLCRERPMTVVMDLIARTKDAVRELDNLQYRKMKKILFHEAHNGPAPEGGDDEEDVEQYMLRTGTVNSMESSHSLPSMSISASSQSSSVNSLADGSDDSGEMAMMQEGEHTVTSNSSVLHKPLSHDNIYDDPYQPEVDSQREASSGGSGGGGGGGRRRRRDHFATIRTASLVTRQIQEHEQGSALREQMSGYKRMRRQHQKQLMGLENKLKGEMDEHQLRLDKELENQRNNFSMEIEKLSKKHQTVLEKETKAVLTEEKKFQQHILGQQKKELTSLLDSQKRQYRQRKEQLKEELNENQSTPKREKQEWLVHQKECMQQLQAEEEAGLLRRQRQYYELQSRQYKRKMLLTRHNLEQDLLREDLNKKQTLKDLECAMLLRHHESTQELEFRQLSLVQRTRAELIRTQHQTELTNQMEYNKRREQELRQKHAVEVRQQPKSLKVSESTQSQGSPEESRSTEGPSSSWDSEAGPVEEEEEEEEGGGELEKDRGIEEEVYYDGDELDGVVEFRGDEVFREEAEDEGVSEVKSKFEMDEEDNEAKGADDRDDDLDEGAEVREVEGVQWEYEEDYNKMSPVDADEEEEEEGRGVADGCPSELISLSTPEKRRHRNIDELSEFYFTETTEELEPIPVSPPPSPPPQTSLPSLFSHAICLLLSLSAAAQPSNLTLMLLSIFLLSLRRSPPLPSVASLILSSELAFLALFFSYLLLRSCCSLSLSTFLSLTLWASGLFSLGLSFSLGVYYIPLILISASFLSSPSLFLSLYLVVVLVVRPARSFFQHAPRKINRLCMRVLFRLPRPLFAMCQSVLGGVAERNLYEMFPKAGRNWGVRRSKIPVPLKSLPLECQVSCSSTSLLAKCLLWGRRFSRRPLGVLADLTNTIVLKLVRQVIKKLPLRVHIKLQTLGLLKKELPSRLPRLLPREVRERRQKERRRRERERKRREERERMFREDSRWECGLRRTASGRFVRGKIRPWR, from the exons ATGCCGTCGAGTGTGCGGGCCGGGAGCCTGAAGGACCCGGAGGTGGCTGAGCTGTTCTACAGGGAGGATCCTGAGAAGCTCTTCACAGACCTGAGGGAGATCGGTCATGGAAGCTTTGGAGCAGTCTACTTT GCCCATGACATCCGCACAAATGAGGTGGTGGCAATCAAGAAGATGTCCTATAGTGGCAAACAGTCCAATGAG AAATGGCAGGATATCATCAAGGAAGTGAAGTTCCTCCAGAAACTGCGCCACCCCAACACCGTGGAGTACCGTGGCTGCTACCTGAGAGAGCACACAGCctgg CTGGTGATGGAGTACTGCTTGGGTTCAGCCTCTGACCTCCTAGAag TCCACAAGAAGCCCCTCCAGGAAGTGGAAATAGCTGCCATAACCCATGGTGCATTGCAGGGCCTGGTGTATCTTCACTCTCACAACATGATTCACAG GGATGTGAAAGCAGGAAACATCTTGCTAACCGAGCCAGGTCAGGTCAAACTCGGAGACTTCGGCTCTGCCTCTATAGTTGCTCCAGCCAACTCTTTCGTGGGAACCCCTTACTg GATGGCCCCTGAGGTGATCCTGGCCATGGACGAGGGGCAGTACGACGGCAAGGTGGATGTGTGGTCACTTGGCATTACCTGCATAGAGCTGG CGGAAAGGAAGCCTCCTCTGTTCAACATGAATGCTATGAGTGCCTTATACCACATCGCCCAGAACGAGAGCCCCGTGTTGCAGTCTAATCACTG gTCGGATTATTTCCGCAATTTTGTGGACTCCTGTTTGCAAAAGATTGCCCAGGACAGACCTACCTCTGATGTGCTGCTCAAG CACCATTTCCTATGCAGAGAGCGCCCCATGACCGTCGTGATGGACCTGATCGCCCGCACCAAGGATGCTGTCCGTGAGCTAGACAACCTTCAGTACCGAAAGATGAAGAAAATCCTCTTTCACGAGGCGCACAATGGCCCGGCACCAGAAGGAGGCGATGACGAAGAG GACGTGGAGCAGTATATGTTGCGCACCGGCACAGTCAACAGCATGGAGAGCTCCCACTCTCTGCCGTCCATGTCGATCAGCGCCAGCTCCCAGAGCAGCTCGGTCAACAGCCTGGCAGACGGCTCGGACGACAGCGGAGAGATGGCCATGATGCAGGAGGGGGAGCACACGGTCACCTCCAACAGTTCTGTCCTGCACAAACCCCTG AGCCATGACAACATCTACGATGACCCGTATCAACCAGAGGTAGACTCGCAACGAGAAGCTTCTTCTGGTGGcagtggtggtggaggaggaggaggcagacgTCGGCGCAGAGATCACTTTGCCACCATCAGGACGGCTTCACTGGTCACTCGTCAGATCCAGGAACATGAACAGGGATCAGCTCTCAGAGAGCAAATGTCAGG GTACAAGCGGATGCGGCGGCAGCaccagaagcagctgatgggCCTGGAGAACAAGCTGAAGGGAGAGATGGACGAACACCAGCTGAGACTGGACAAAGAGCTGGAGAATCAGAGGAACAACTTTTCCATGGAAATAGAAAAATTGTCCAAGAAGCACCAGACAGTCTTGGAGAAGGAG ACCAAGGCCGTCctgactgaggagaagaagTTCCAGCAGCACATACTGGGCCAGCAGAAGAAGGAGTTGACCAGTCTCCTCGACTCCCAGAAACGACAGTATCGACAGCGCAAAGAGCAGCTTAAAGAG GAACTGAATGAGAACCAGTCGACACCAAAGCGGGAGAAACAGGAGTGGCTGGTGCATCAGAAGGAGTGtatgcagcagctgcaggcggAAGAAGAGGCCGGTCTGCTGCGGAGGCAGAGGCAGTATTATGAGCTACAGAGTCGCCAATATAAGAGGAAGATGCTGCTGACACGCCACAACCTGGAGCAAGATCTGCTCAGAGAG GACCTGAACAAAAAGCAGACTCTGAAGGACCTGGAGTGTGCCATGCTGCTGCGCCACCACGAGTCAACCCAGGAGCTGGAGTTCCGGCAGCTGAGCTTGGTGCAGCGAACGCGGGCCGAGCTGATCCGCACGCAGCACCAGACGGAGCTCACCAACCAGATGGAGTACAACAAGAGGCGCGAGCAGGAGCTGCGGCAAAAGCACGCCGTGGAGGTCCGCCAGCAGCCCAAGAGCCTGAAAGTGAGTGAGAGCACCCAGAGCCAGGGGTCTCCTGAGGAGAGCCGGTCCACTGAGGGTCCGAGCAGCAGCTGGGACAGTGAGGCGGGCCCGgtagaagaggaggaggaggaggaggaggggggtggtgAGTTAGAGAAGGACAGAGGGATAGAGGAGGAGGTGTATTATGATGGAGATGAGCTTGATGGAGTTGTAGAATTCAGAGGTGATGAAGTTTTTAGAGAGGAGGCGGAGGATGAAGGGGTGTCCGAGGTTAAAAGCAAGTTTGAGATGGATGAAGAGGACAATGAGGCGAAGGGAGCTGATGACAGAGATGATGATCTTGACGAGGGTGCAGAGGTGAGGGAAGTGGAAGGAGTTCAGTGGGAATATGAGGaagattacaataaaatgtctCCTGTAGAcgctgatgaggaggaggaagaagagggcaGAGGTGTGGCTGATGGTTGTCCATCAGAGCTCATCTCGCTGTCAACCCCAGAAAAACGACGGCACCGAAACATCGATGAGCTGTCAGAGTTTTACTTCACTGAAACCACAGAGGAGCTGGAGCCCATTCCTGTCtcacctcctccttctccccctCCGCAGACCTCCCTACCCTCACTCTTTTCTCACGCCatctgcctcctcctctccctttcTGCTGCTGCCCAGCCCTCCAACCTCACTTTGATGCTGCtctccatcttcctcctctccctccgtCGTTCGCCACCCCTCCCCTCGGTGGCCTCTCTCATCCTCTCCTCTGAGCTGGCTTTCTTGGCGCTCTTCTTCTCCTACCTCCTGCTTCGATCCTGCTGCTCACTGTCCCTCTCCACCTTCCTGTCACTCACCCTTTGGGCCAGCGGCCTCTTCAGTTTAGGTCTCTCCTTCAGTTTGGGGGTTTACTACATCCCCTTAATTCTAATCTCTGCCTCCTTCCTCAGCTCTCCCTCCCTCTTCCTTTCCCTCTACCTGGTCGTGGTCCTGGTTGTCAGGCCGGCTCGTAGCTTCTTCCAGCACGCACCTCGTAAAATCAACCGCCTTTGCATGCGCGTCCTCTTCCGCCTTCCTCGACCCCTGTTTGCCATGTGCCAGTCAGTTCTAGGAGGTGTGGCTGAGCGAAACCTTTATGAAATGTTCCCCAAAGCTGGGCGCAACTGGGGGGTGCGCCGGTCCAAAATCCCAGTTCCATTGAAGAGCTTACCGTTAGAGTGTCAGgttagctgcagcagcacctCTCTCCTGGCCAAGTGCCTCCTCTGGGGGAGGCGCTTTAGTCGACGCCCTCTGGGGGTCCTGGCAGACTTAACGAACACCATCGTCCTAAAACTGGTCAGACAGGTTATTAAAAAGCTGCCGCTCAGAGTTCATATAAAACTCCAAACTCTGGGCCTCCTGAAGAAGGAGCTTCCGAGCCGGTTGCCCCGACTGCTCCCCCGGGAGGTCAGAGAGAGGAGgcagaaggagaggaggagacgagagagggagaggaagaggagggaggagagggagaggatgTTTCGCGAGGATTCGAGGTGGGAGTGCGGGTTGAGGCGAACTGCATCAGGAAGGTTTGTCAGGGGGAAAATCCGCCCGTGGAGATAG
- the taok2b gene encoding serine/threonine-protein kinase TAO2 isoform X2, with product MPSSVRAGSLKDPEVAELFYREDPEKLFTDLREIGHGSFGAVYFAHDIRTNEVVAIKKMSYSGKQSNEKWQDIIKEVKFLQKLRHPNTVEYRGCYLREHTAWLVMEYCLGSASDLLEVHKKPLQEVEIAAITHGALQGLVYLHSHNMIHRDVKAGNILLTEPGQVKLGDFGSASIVAPANSFVGTPYWMAPEVILAMDEGQYDGKVDVWSLGITCIELAERKPPLFNMNAMSALYHIAQNESPVLQSNHWSDYFRNFVDSCLQKIAQDRPTSDVLLKHHFLCRERPMTVVMDLIARTKDAVRELDNLQYRKMKKILFHEAHNGPAPEGGDDEEDVEQYMLRTGTVNSMESSHSLPSMSISASSQSSSVNSLADGSDDSGEMAMMQEGEHTVTSNSSVLHKPLSHDNIYDDPYQPEVDSQREASSGGSGGGGGGGRRRRRDHFATIRTASLVTRQIQEHEQGSALREQMSGYKRMRRQHQKQLMGLENKLKGEMDEHQLRLDKELENQRNNFSMEIEKLSKKHQTVLEKETKAVLTEEKKFQQHILGQQKKELTSLLDSQKRQYRQRKEQLKEELNENQSTPKREKQEWLVHQKECMQQLQAEEEAGLLRRQRQYYELQSRQYKRKMLLTRHNLEQDLLREDLNKKQTLKDLECAMLLRHHESTQELEFRQLSLVQRTRAELIRTQHQTELTNQMEYNKRREQELRQKHAVEVRQQPKSLKSKELQIKRQFQDTCKIQTRQYKALRNHLLENTPKSDHKAVLKRLKDEQTRKLAILAEQYDHSINDMLSTQALRLDETQEAEYKVLRMQLQQELELLNAYQSKIKIHTDTQHEREVKDLEQRVSIRRALLEQRIEEEMLALQNERSERIRTLLERQASEIEAFDSESLRLGFSNMALTGMPGDAYAKQGYSNAPSSSSRSVGHWSHGVHQQNPSSQQLPRRSHNSSGAGDRRSESSSSSHALGLALGHGRDGRDLQHSSRSSASSSSSSSSSSSHHQRHHLPQHYHHQSTPQLYRERERDRDREREKEREREWAGVRGSGGDLAHPHPLPFSHHLPSRSSSQSLAMLPPPPPAPPSISGPSSSSSSSSSSQGGIYGGGGLAVRGTPNLMALRNSPQPLRRTASGGGPGGAGGSDGVLSRSTSVTSHISNGSHLSYS from the exons ATGCCGTCGAGTGTGCGGGCCGGGAGCCTGAAGGACCCGGAGGTGGCTGAGCTGTTCTACAGGGAGGATCCTGAGAAGCTCTTCACAGACCTGAGGGAGATCGGTCATGGAAGCTTTGGAGCAGTCTACTTT GCCCATGACATCCGCACAAATGAGGTGGTGGCAATCAAGAAGATGTCCTATAGTGGCAAACAGTCCAATGAG AAATGGCAGGATATCATCAAGGAAGTGAAGTTCCTCCAGAAACTGCGCCACCCCAACACCGTGGAGTACCGTGGCTGCTACCTGAGAGAGCACACAGCctgg CTGGTGATGGAGTACTGCTTGGGTTCAGCCTCTGACCTCCTAGAag TCCACAAGAAGCCCCTCCAGGAAGTGGAAATAGCTGCCATAACCCATGGTGCATTGCAGGGCCTGGTGTATCTTCACTCTCACAACATGATTCACAG GGATGTGAAAGCAGGAAACATCTTGCTAACCGAGCCAGGTCAGGTCAAACTCGGAGACTTCGGCTCTGCCTCTATAGTTGCTCCAGCCAACTCTTTCGTGGGAACCCCTTACTg GATGGCCCCTGAGGTGATCCTGGCCATGGACGAGGGGCAGTACGACGGCAAGGTGGATGTGTGGTCACTTGGCATTACCTGCATAGAGCTGG CGGAAAGGAAGCCTCCTCTGTTCAACATGAATGCTATGAGTGCCTTATACCACATCGCCCAGAACGAGAGCCCCGTGTTGCAGTCTAATCACTG gTCGGATTATTTCCGCAATTTTGTGGACTCCTGTTTGCAAAAGATTGCCCAGGACAGACCTACCTCTGATGTGCTGCTCAAG CACCATTTCCTATGCAGAGAGCGCCCCATGACCGTCGTGATGGACCTGATCGCCCGCACCAAGGATGCTGTCCGTGAGCTAGACAACCTTCAGTACCGAAAGATGAAGAAAATCCTCTTTCACGAGGCGCACAATGGCCCGGCACCAGAAGGAGGCGATGACGAAGAG GACGTGGAGCAGTATATGTTGCGCACCGGCACAGTCAACAGCATGGAGAGCTCCCACTCTCTGCCGTCCATGTCGATCAGCGCCAGCTCCCAGAGCAGCTCGGTCAACAGCCTGGCAGACGGCTCGGACGACAGCGGAGAGATGGCCATGATGCAGGAGGGGGAGCACACGGTCACCTCCAACAGTTCTGTCCTGCACAAACCCCTG AGCCATGACAACATCTACGATGACCCGTATCAACCAGAGGTAGACTCGCAACGAGAAGCTTCTTCTGGTGGcagtggtggtggaggaggaggaggcagacgTCGGCGCAGAGATCACTTTGCCACCATCAGGACGGCTTCACTGGTCACTCGTCAGATCCAGGAACATGAACAGGGATCAGCTCTCAGAGAGCAAATGTCAGG GTACAAGCGGATGCGGCGGCAGCaccagaagcagctgatgggCCTGGAGAACAAGCTGAAGGGAGAGATGGACGAACACCAGCTGAGACTGGACAAAGAGCTGGAGAATCAGAGGAACAACTTTTCCATGGAAATAGAAAAATTGTCCAAGAAGCACCAGACAGTCTTGGAGAAGGAG ACCAAGGCCGTCctgactgaggagaagaagTTCCAGCAGCACATACTGGGCCAGCAGAAGAAGGAGTTGACCAGTCTCCTCGACTCCCAGAAACGACAGTATCGACAGCGCAAAGAGCAGCTTAAAGAG GAACTGAATGAGAACCAGTCGACACCAAAGCGGGAGAAACAGGAGTGGCTGGTGCATCAGAAGGAGTGtatgcagcagctgcaggcggAAGAAGAGGCCGGTCTGCTGCGGAGGCAGAGGCAGTATTATGAGCTACAGAGTCGCCAATATAAGAGGAAGATGCTGCTGACACGCCACAACCTGGAGCAAGATCTGCTCAGAGAG GACCTGAACAAAAAGCAGACTCTGAAGGACCTGGAGTGTGCCATGCTGCTGCGCCACCACGAGTCAACCCAGGAGCTGGAGTTCCGGCAGCTGAGCTTGGTGCAGCGAACGCGGGCCGAGCTGATCCGCACGCAGCACCAGACGGAGCTCACCAACCAGATGGAGTACAACAAGAGGCGCGAGCAGGAGCTGCGGCAAAAGCACGCCGTGGAGGTCCGCCAGCAGCCCAAGAGCCTGAAA TCCAAAGAGCTTCAGATAAAGCGTCAGTTCCAGGACACCTGTAAGATCCAAACCCGTCAGTACAAGGCGCTGAGAAACCACCTGCTGGAGAACACGCCCAAGTCGGACCACAAGGCCGTGCTGAAGCGGCTGAAGGACGAGCAGACCCGTAAGCTGGCCATCCTGGCCGAGCAGTACGACCACTCCATCAACGACATGCTGTCCACACAGGCT CTGCGGTTGGACGAGACTCAGGAAGCGGAGTACAAGGTGTTGAggatgcagctgcagcaggagctggagctgcTCAACGCCTACCAGAGCAAGATCAAGATCCACACCGACACGCAGCACGAGAGGGAGGTCAAGGACCTGGAGCAGAGGGTGTCCATCCGCCGGGCCCTGCTGGAGCAGAGG ATTGAGGAGGAGATGTTGGCCCTGCAGAATGAGCGCTCAGAACGTATCCGCACCCTCCTGGAGCGGCAGGCCAGCGAGATCGAGGCCTTTGACTCCGAGAGTCTCCGTCTGGGCTTCAGCAACATGGCGCTGACGGGCATGCCCGGCGATGCCTACGCCAAGCAGGGTTACTCCAACGCTCCCTCCTCCAGCTCCCGCTCCGTGGGCCACTGGAGCCACGGCGTGCACCAACAGAACCCGTCCTCGCAGCAGCTACCCCGCCGCAGCCACAACAGCAGTGGCGCCGGGGATCGGAGGAGTGAgtcctcatcttcctcccacGCCTTGGGATTGGCTCTGGGTCACGGGCGGGATGGGAGGGACCTGCAACACTCATCCCGCTCCtccgcctcctcttcctcctcgtcctcctcgtcttcctcccaCCATCAGCGCCACCACCTGCCCCAGCACTACCACCACCAGAGCACGCCGCAGCTCTACCGGGAGCGGGAGAGGGATCGCGACAGGGAGCGGGAGAAGGAAAGGGAGCGGGAGTGGGCCGGTGTGCGAGGCTCAGGAGGAGACCTGGCCCACCCACACCCCCTGCCCTTCTCCCATCACCTCCCCTCACGCTCCTCCTCTCAGTCCCTGGCCATGCTGCCTCCCCCACCACCTGCTCCTCCATCCATCTCCGGCccgtcctcctcttcttcctcctcctcctcctcacagggAGGGATATATGGAGGCGGCGGGCTGGCCGTGCGCGGTACCCCCAATCTGATGGCCCTGAGGAACAGCCCCCAGCCTCTGAGGAGGACGGCGTCAGGCGGTGGGCCTGGAGGTGCAGGGGGCAGTGACGGCGTCCTGAGCCGAAGCACCTCAGTCACTTCGCACATCTCCAATGGCTCCCACCTCTCCTACTCctaa
- the maz gene encoding myc-associated zinc finger protein isoform X1: MDAAWSNFLFQSTPTQNQVEGSLQSELMQVHTSSPQTPPTEHIAQPPSTVDTTALSEEPLPVKPAPRPARAQHICAICNKQFKNNYNLRRHQSVHTGVRMKDRARVQAEGAKEGAAGQVVVVAAAAAPPAMVVGAGGGVERPAVPLSLLHLSAPPPLAPPGVLAGAQQPPLGCQDGERVAMPNIMAGVNPHAPPPAAVVMATGATVQRPANPNPTPVKKNHACETCGKAFRDVYHLNRHRLSHSDEKPFSCPICQQRFKRKDRMSHHVRSHQGGVEKPYICPHCSKAFSRPDHLNSHVRQVHSSERPFKCPTCESCFATKDRLRAHMIRHEEKVPCHICGKLLSAAYITDHMRVHNQSQHHVCHLCNRSFTTLTYLRVHAQKHHGQEWKESPGGFGGTASGGILVCHLCGVHCKTPTQLQGHMGTHSTSQGVPSPITSNVAASSSVSLSNMVTAPTVYVTGTSIDLLVTDCSSIAAPQSHS; the protein is encoded by the exons ATGGATGCTGCTTGGAGCAATTTTCTCTTCCAG AGTACTCCCACCCAAAACCAAGTGGAGGGGAGCCTCCAATCAGAGCTCATGCAAGTGCATACGAGTTCTCCCCAGACCCCACCCACAGAGCACATAGCACAGCCTCCTTCAACtgtggacaccactgctctcaGTGAGGAACCCCTGCCTG TGAAGCCAGCACCTCGGCCGGCCCGCGCCCAACACATCTGTGCCATCTGCAACAAGCAGTTCAAGAACAACTACAACCTGCGGCGGCACCAGTCGGTCCACACTGGGGTACGCATGAAGGACAGGGCCAGAGTGCAGGCGGAGGGAGCAAAGGAGGGAGCAGCTGGccaggtggtggtggtggcggcGGCAGCGGCCCCGCCGGCCATGGTGGTGGGGGCCGGAGGGGGCGTGGAGAGGCCCGCTGTTCCCCTCTCCCTGCTGCACCTCTCCGCGCCTCCCCCTCTCGCCCCTCCTGGCGTGCTGGCGGGCGCCCAGCAGCCTCCCCTGGGTTGTCAGGACGGTGAAAGGGTTGCCATGCCAAACATAATGGCTGGTGTTAACCCTCACGCTCCGCCTCCTGCTGCTGTCGTCATGGCCACAGGGGCGACAGTACAG CGGCCTGCTAACCCGAACCCGACCCCCGTGAAGAAGAACCACGCCTGCGAGACGTGCGGGAAGGCCTTCCGGGACGTGTACCATCTCAACCGCCACCGCCTGTCCCACTCGGACGAGAAGCCCTTCTCCTGTCCCATCTGCCAGCAGCGCTTCAAGAGGAAGGACCGCATGAGCCACCACGTGCGCTCCCACCAGGGCGGCGTGGAGAAGCCCTACATCTGCCCGCACTGCAGCAAAGCTTTCTCCAG ACCTGATCATCTCAACAGTCATGTCAGACAGGTGCACTCCTCAGAACGACCCTTCAAATGCCCT ACTTGTGAGTCCTGCTTTGCCACAAAGGATCGCCTGCGCGCACATATGATTCGTCATGAGGAGAAGGTGCCGTGCCACATCTGTGGGAAGCTGCTGTCTGCTGCTTACATCACAGATCACATGAGGGTGCACAACCAGTCGCAGCACCACGTCTGTCACCTCTGTAACCGCA GCTTCACCACGCTGACGTACCTTCGTGTTCATGCCCAGAAGCACCACGGCCAGGAGTGGAAGGAGAGCCCCGGGGGCTTCGGAGGGACGGCCTCAGGCGGCATTCTCGTCTGCCACTTGTGCGGCGTCCACTGCAAGACGCCCACCCAGCTCCAGGGCCACATGGGCACCCACAGCACCAGCCAGGGCGTTCCGAGCCCCATCACCTCCAACGTGGCTGCCAGCAGCTCTGTCTCCCTCAGCAACATGGTGACGGCCCCCACCGTTTATGTCACCGGTACCTCCATTGACCTGCTGGTCACAGACTGCTCTAGCATCGCAGCGCCACAGTCCCACAGTTAG
- the maz gene encoding myc-associated zinc finger protein isoform X2 — MDAAWSNFLFQSTPTQNQVEGSLQSELMQVHTSSPQTPPTEHIAQPPSTVDTTALSEEPLPVKPAPRPARAQHICAICNKQFKNNYNLRRHQSVHTGVRMKDRARVQAEGAKEGAAGQVVVVAAAAAPPAMVVGAGGGVERPAVPLSLLHLSAPPPLAPPGVLAGAQQPPLGCQDGERVAMPNIMAGVNPHAPPPAAVVMATGATVQRPANPNPTPVKKNHACETCGKAFRDVYHLNRHRLSHSDEKPFSCPICQQRFKRKDRMSHHVRSHQGGVEKPYICPHCSKAFSRPDHLNSHVRQTCESCFATKDRLRAHMIRHEEKVPCHICGKLLSAAYITDHMRVHNQSQHHVCHLCNRSFTTLTYLRVHAQKHHGQEWKESPGGFGGTASGGILVCHLCGVHCKTPTQLQGHMGTHSTSQGVPSPITSNVAASSSVSLSNMVTAPTVYVTGTSIDLLVTDCSSIAAPQSHS; from the exons ATGGATGCTGCTTGGAGCAATTTTCTCTTCCAG AGTACTCCCACCCAAAACCAAGTGGAGGGGAGCCTCCAATCAGAGCTCATGCAAGTGCATACGAGTTCTCCCCAGACCCCACCCACAGAGCACATAGCACAGCCTCCTTCAACtgtggacaccactgctctcaGTGAGGAACCCCTGCCTG TGAAGCCAGCACCTCGGCCGGCCCGCGCCCAACACATCTGTGCCATCTGCAACAAGCAGTTCAAGAACAACTACAACCTGCGGCGGCACCAGTCGGTCCACACTGGGGTACGCATGAAGGACAGGGCCAGAGTGCAGGCGGAGGGAGCAAAGGAGGGAGCAGCTGGccaggtggtggtggtggcggcGGCAGCGGCCCCGCCGGCCATGGTGGTGGGGGCCGGAGGGGGCGTGGAGAGGCCCGCTGTTCCCCTCTCCCTGCTGCACCTCTCCGCGCCTCCCCCTCTCGCCCCTCCTGGCGTGCTGGCGGGCGCCCAGCAGCCTCCCCTGGGTTGTCAGGACGGTGAAAGGGTTGCCATGCCAAACATAATGGCTGGTGTTAACCCTCACGCTCCGCCTCCTGCTGCTGTCGTCATGGCCACAGGGGCGACAGTACAG CGGCCTGCTAACCCGAACCCGACCCCCGTGAAGAAGAACCACGCCTGCGAGACGTGCGGGAAGGCCTTCCGGGACGTGTACCATCTCAACCGCCACCGCCTGTCCCACTCGGACGAGAAGCCCTTCTCCTGTCCCATCTGCCAGCAGCGCTTCAAGAGGAAGGACCGCATGAGCCACCACGTGCGCTCCCACCAGGGCGGCGTGGAGAAGCCCTACATCTGCCCGCACTGCAGCAAAGCTTTCTCCAG ACCTGATCATCTCAACAGTCATGTCAGACAG ACTTGTGAGTCCTGCTTTGCCACAAAGGATCGCCTGCGCGCACATATGATTCGTCATGAGGAGAAGGTGCCGTGCCACATCTGTGGGAAGCTGCTGTCTGCTGCTTACATCACAGATCACATGAGGGTGCACAACCAGTCGCAGCACCACGTCTGTCACCTCTGTAACCGCA GCTTCACCACGCTGACGTACCTTCGTGTTCATGCCCAGAAGCACCACGGCCAGGAGTGGAAGGAGAGCCCCGGGGGCTTCGGAGGGACGGCCTCAGGCGGCATTCTCGTCTGCCACTTGTGCGGCGTCCACTGCAAGACGCCCACCCAGCTCCAGGGCCACATGGGCACCCACAGCACCAGCCAGGGCGTTCCGAGCCCCATCACCTCCAACGTGGCTGCCAGCAGCTCTGTCTCCCTCAGCAACATGGTGACGGCCCCCACCGTTTATGTCACCGGTACCTCCATTGACCTGCTGGTCACAGACTGCTCTAGCATCGCAGCGCCACAGTCCCACAGTTAG
- the tlcd3bb gene encoding ceramide synthase — MLIILAAGSVFFPGLFLLSKQCLKSIPALRWSEGDAVIVSARLVSSIQAVMASSAGYIISSSCEDIMEDQHWLTSTYIMFAVPYFVYDIYAMFMCYWYKLRVKGHEEASAAPQHMSSALTSYLRREFLMVLHHVVMVTVCFPVSVFWRQGKGDYFQGIMFMAELSTPSVCLGKILIQYKQQHTLLHKVNGALMLITFFIFRVLLFPYLYYAYGRYASIPFLMVPLTVPWHCNLGAALLMAPQLYWFSLICRGALRLFMGTSRSQRPRSSTSAAAAKEQSDGSALPQPANGYSARSTEPELTTH; from the exons ATGCTGATCATCCTGGCTGCTGGGTCAGTGTTCTTCCCGGGCCTTTTCCTTCTGTCCAAGCAATGCCTGAAGTCCATCCCAGCGCTGAGGTGGAGCGAAGGAGACGCAGTCATCGTGTCAGCCAG GTTGGTGTCATCAATCCAGGCAGTCATGGCTTCGTCAGCCGGCTACATCATTTCTTCTTCCTGTGAGGACATCATGGAAGACCA GCACTGGCTGACCAGCACCTACATCATGTTTGCTGTCCCCTACTTCGTCTACGACATCTACGCCATGTTTATGTGCTACTGGTACAAGCtgcgggtcaaaggtcacgaggAGGCCTCAGCCGCCCCCCAGCACATGAGCTCAGCTCTGACCAGCTACCTGCGTCGCGAGTTCCTCATGGTGCTGCACCACGTTGTCATGGTCACCGTCTGCTTCCCTGTGTCCGTG TTCTGGCGGCAGGGAAAGGGAGATTATTTCCAGGGAATAATGTTCATGGCCGAGCTGAGCACCCCGTCTGTCTGCTTAGGAAAAATCCTCATCCAG TACAAACAGCAACACACTCTGCTGCACAAAGTGAATGGGGCTCTTATGCTGATCACTTTTTTCATCTTTCGGGTCCTACTCTTCCCTTACCTCTACTACGCCTATGGAAG GTACGCATCCATCCCCTTCCTCATGGTTCCCCTGACGGTGCCGTGGCACTGTAACCTCGGCGCCGCCCTGCTCATGGCGCCCCAGCTCTACTGGTTCTCCCTCATCTGCAGGGGCGCCCTGCGGCTGTTCATGGGCACCTCCCGCTCCCAGAGGCCGCGCTCGTCCAcgtccgccgccgccgccaagGAGCAGTCGGATGGCAGCGCGCTGCCGCAGCCCGCCAACGGCTACAGCGCGCGCTCCACAGAGCCCGAGCTGACCACCCACTGA